In Candidatus Vicinibacter proximus, the genomic stretch ACCAATAATATAAATCACCTGTCTTTGAATACACATCAGACAACAGGCTAGAATCCTTTGAAAGCGTACAAAATTGTTCCAAATGATGAATTCCACCTTGGATGGGTGATTCAATGCTTTTGGCAGGATTAATCATAAGATCAACTTCAATCGCACCGTTGATTTCTGTTTGCTGCATCGTCATAAGATCAAAAGGTTCGTCAATCATGCCAAATGGCTCGTTTTTAGACTCAGGTTTATCCCATGGGTACACACTGTAAGCAATTTTTTGGTGCAAATCCATGTGAGTTTCTGCATAATGGAATAATAATAATCCGGCTTTATAAAAATATTCTTGCTTAGGATGATGATTGAGCATTCTGACATAAAATGCATACAATTCCTTTTCTCCTTGTATTTTATTTTCACATTTAAATTCTTGTATCACCTGCTCACTGGCATCATACCTCCCTAGTGATTCCAACATATTCCAAAGTTGATAATATCCATTCATTTGACTTTTGTTTGTCTGTATGATACGACGATAATAAATGAGTGCATCTTCATAATACCCCCACTTTTCATACAATTTACCGGCATAGTAATCTAAATCTAGCTGATCAAAATGTTTCCCCTTATAAAATTCAGCCATATTCACCCCGGGTTTAAACAAAGCTCTATCAGTAGCGGTCGCTATATGGGCTTTAACCAAACTATCAGAATACTTATTAAATGTTCCTTGAATTAAATAATTTTCTCTTGCTTTTTTTATCATAATTTCAGCTTCACGATATCGACCTTGAGCGTACATTAACTTTGTTAAATACTTAAAGACCAAAGGATCTTTTGGACACTGCTGAACCAATTTACTAAAATAGTTCTCAGCAACCTGGAAATTTGATTGATCCAAGTTCTGCATCCCCATATAGAAAAAAACCAAAGGATCTTTTGGTTCAGGCCACTCGAGGTATCTTGGCGGTGAAAGAAATTCCTGATCAAGAAAATCAACAACTCCATCTGCCTCAGAATCCATTGTAATACCAGGCATACCAGTAAAAAAACCTTTTCTCTTATAGTCTGCCTCTTTTAAACACTCTTCTGCATATTCGTAATCCATTGCTTTTAACTTAATATGGCCCAATCGTTCGATAGGAAGAAAATGATTGGTATTTAAATGAATAGCCTTTCGATAATGTTCCTCTGCAAACAATAGATTTCCGGAGAGCTCATAGTTTCTACCCAAATTAGTATGCGCACCTTGCATCCGATCCTGCAGGAGAACTGCCCTTTTCCCTGCTTCGATTCCCAAACTAATCTTTTTTGAAGCGCATAAAGACTGCTCATATTTGACCAGGGAATGGCCCAACTAGGTGCAATTTCTGTTGCTTTTAAATAATGCTCTAAGGAAACATCATAATGTTTTTTATATTTATATAAGTTACCCAATTCATTGTGAATATAGGCCGCATTAGCTTCCAGCTGATAAGCTTTGAGCTGCTGACCAAGTGCCAAATCAACCAAACTATCCGGATTGGTGGATAATGGAATTTTCAATTTCAAAGCAACTCCCGCAAAATAATATTTCTTTACTTCCAGGATATGGTACAACGGCTGATCTTTATTCAAAAATCTCAACGCTGTTTCAATCATGATGGGATACAGATCGTACTCATTAGATCCACTGTTGTAATATTGCCTTCTCTCCAATTCTTCTTCATCACCTTTCAAATATAGATTAATCAAATGCTGAATTCTATCATGAATGACCGCCGCAAGATTCAATTTGAATTGAATATTAACCTTCGAAATCGAATGAATTTCTTGCTTGAATGTTTCGGCTTCCTGCGGTTCCAAAGTGGATTGAAAATGATTAAAAACCAAATCAATCAGATCGCCTTCTGGCATACTGCTCGTTTGACTAAATTCAATTTCCTTTTCAAGTTCACTCCTCCTGATTGAATTGAAGAACTTTTCCATAGGCGTGCTTTCCCTAGGCCCGGTAAAACTTATTGAACGTGAACCCTCCGAGGCTGAACCCGTTGTTTGACCGGTCGATTCTAAAGCCAAAGTTTTTAAAACAGAATCATTGACTATGGCCATTAATTTATTAGGCTTTCCAAGTGAAACCGGATTTTGATCCTTCTGTGTAATTTTGGAGACTTCATCTGGAACTTTCTTGGCAAGGTATGCACTCAATTCTTGCAAGGTAATGACTCCATCTTTTTCTCAATCATCTGCCAAACCTTTTAATCCATTTAATAAAAAATAGGAAAAAGCCCCTCTCCCATTTCCCCATACCTCGTTCTCTTCTGAATCCTGGTCCGCTTCACAGGAGGCCATTCTAATTTCATTTTTTTCTACCTTGTTAAGTTGTTCACCAATTAAAGTTTTCCCTCTGTTGTCACTTCCTGCCAACTTCCCCGATCTGCATGCATCTGTGATAAGAATTACATTGGCATTTTTTTCAACCGAAAGTGTGTTGGCCATAATATTGAAATCTTCAATTCTGATGGCATTGTTCAGATAATTTCCAAAGGGGGTGTCGAACGCTAATAAATATCCTAATTTATAAATACTCCCCTCTACATCTCCATGACCGGCAAAGTAAAAGTAAACCAGGTCATTCTTCTTGGCTTCTGTTTCTAACCACCTTTTCGCCAGGTAAATATTGGAGACTGTAGCTTGCTCATTCACCAAAAGTTTAACCTGAGATTTGGGAACGGATCCTCCCGCCGGAGAATAAAGATATTCGGCAAACAATTCTGCATCTCTGTGAGCAAATTTTAAATCAGTAAAATCTCCATCTTTGTATTCTGAAATTCCAATTACCAATGCGTATATCTTCCCCTTGGTGATGGACTTCTGAGCTGATAAGTCAGTCTGATACAATAGAAACAAAATGAAATAGCCAAAAAGACAATATGTTAAGCCAACATTTGAACCTGTCATAAATTTTTCTTAAATCGTTCAAATATAGGGAAAACAAAAGATTAAATATGGAATTGAATATTCAGAAAAGAGGCATTGCTTGACAATAAGCTTAAATCAAGGAGTGCATGCTACCAGACCGCAATATTGTATGATCTTTCATCATCCAATGACTTACTACAATTGTACAGATCAGTTGGAATTGATATTTATTACTGAAATATTCCTAATTTTGAAATTATACAACTTGACATGTCCAAAAAACATTTAAAAGAAAAGAATTTCATCCCACAACCACAATATCCCGGCGGCCCTAAAGCCATGAGTAAGTTTGTAGAGGATCAACTTAAATATCCCGATGAGGCGATCAAGAATCAGATCGAAGGAACAGTGGTTGTAAGAATTGAAATCAACTACTTGGGAGAGGTAGTAAATGCGCACATCATAAGTGGACTCGGCCATGGCTGTGATCAGGAAGCGGTCAGGGTCGTGAAATTATTAAAATTCAAAATTGCAAAAATCCATCAGCTCAAAGTAAGTTTTTTCAAAACCATAAACATTGGTTTCCAATTGCCTAGGCAAAAAGAAATGACAATAAATTACCAAATCATACCTGAAGAAAAGAAAGAAAATAAATCCGAAAAGCCTCCAATAACATATTCTTATAAAATTCAGATTTAAATAATGCCGATTGCCCATCAATGGGCTACAGTTAAATCTTTTCGATTTTTTTTGCTACGATTGGAAAATCTCCAAGGTGTATCGCAATTATATATTAGCCATAAGCGTGTTAGGAAGCTATAGGTTGGCTTTTTGAACCGGTATATAGAAGATGACCTGATATATATAATAATGCGTGTGTAGGTCTGTGATGGGTAGACCTTGGAGATGTGAAGGATGAATTTCGGTTAGAGTACAAATAAATAAAATCCAGTGAAACACATTGACAGCTTCGATCTCTCCTCGTTACTTAGAAATAAATTATACGATTAAATAAGTATTTATTACTTTTGAATAAATAATATAGCTTAAATATGAAAATAACTAAAAGTCTCTTATTATTTTTATCAATCATCCTTTGCAATGCAGCGATAGCTCAAACATTAGTCATTGATTCAAGTTTCGGAACGAATGGATTAATTGAACAGCGCACAACTGTATATTTTGACAAATTACTAAATACTGATTTATTAAACAATATATATTTCATAGATGATAATCAAATTTATTATTTTGACAGTCATGGAAATACAAGAAAAGATATACTTCATTCTTCTCCGGAAACTTATGTCAATAGAGAAAGTTTCTATGGTGGAAACATGTTAACTATTCTTCAAGATAGCCTTTTAATTATTTCATACATTAAACTGGTAACTGGTAGCTTTGCGACCTATGTTAGACAGATTAACCTCAACAATCCATTAGATTCGAGTTCCTGGAATAAAGGCTTATTAAGAATTAATGAAATTAATTCAAATAAGAGACCTTTAACAACAGATTTAAAGCAGAATTTATTTTTCGTATTCCCAAATTTTAGTGCAGGAATAAATAATTATGACTTCAACTTAGTGTCAGTTGATCAGACTGGAATAAACGGCTCACTAAAGTTCAATAAACCTACATCTTGTAATCAACTAGTCAATTATTATGATATTTCAACTCCAATCGTAGATTTAAATAATAATATTTATTTCAGAATATCTTATTTCTGTGACCAAAATCTAGCTGACTACCTTATCAAGCTTAATTCGAAATTTAAAATAGACAGTACTTTTGGAAATAATGGATTTTTGCAAATAATTGATACTTTTTGCAAACCACCTGTCTATGCATTTATTGACAATAGAGTTGCAATAGATGAGCTTAACAATTTATATTTGATTTATTACAATGGAACTAGTCCTTCAACACCTTTAGAATGCAGAAAATTCGATAGCAATGGAATTGAAGATGCCAATTACAGATTCAATGCAAACAAAAATATTATAAAATTTAGAAAATTTAGCGCTGAATTTGCTTCATGCTTTGATGATAAAAAAGCTATATTGTACTTTGTAACTTATGACGAACAACTAAATGAGTCTACATTACATAGCATTAGCAAGGATGGAAAATTACTTGATCAATATTTACCAAATAAACCTCTAACATTTACTGGAAAAGTATTTTCTTTCTTGGCATTAGATTCTGGTGGATTTTTATTAGGTATGAATTACAAGGATAGTTCTACTATTTATAAGTTGAATTATACAGAAATAGCAAATGCAACATCGAATTACTCTTCCTTGAATGCTCCAGTCAATATAAATGCAAAAAATGCTATTATCCAGATTTCAAACACACATAAAAACATTCGATCTTTGACTATTTATGATTTTCAAGGACGTTCAGTACTTCAGATCAATAATAAAGAAGAGATCGCTGATCCTATAGAAATTCATTCATTGACTTCAGGCATTTACTTCCTTCATTTGGAATTTGCAGATAATTCGTCATACGTACATAAGTTTTATAAATAGATTCAATTTGCTCTCAATTACTGCATAGCAGAAATTACATTAGTATGGTGAGGAACTATTTAAAGTAATCTTTGGTCGTTCTCTTACACGTGAAGTAAGTACAGTTGGTAATATCTAGTGAAACTTATCGATTCACTTAATCTGCTTAAACTGATAGATTAAATTATCTTTGATTACCTTTTGATTTACAAAAAAAATAAAGTTTTCATCTTTAAACAATTTAACTAGAAGGATATCAAAGAAAATATTTCTCTTCTAAAACAGCGCAATCCAATTATTGTAATTTGTGCTTGCGCTCCTAAAGTGTTCCAAAAAAGTATACACCCCTTTACCAAGGCAACAGTTAAGCTTCAACTGCAATGCCATTGGAACTAAAAGTCTTGATGTCTGCCTTGACTTTTCTTTCCTCACCCTCTGGAACATAAGTCCATCTGTGAGACATCTCTACAATTTCTCCTGTTTCTGGAACTAAATAGTCATAAGCTTCACAATCCTCCTTTACAATTCTGGCTGGAAGTTGCTTTCCTACCATTTCCGCAGCAATCAGTTTACTAAAAGTTGACGTAATGGTACACTTCTTTGCTGTTGCATAGAAATTACCTGTTTGCTGAGACCTGACCATTTCCAGATCTCCTGGCAGAATAAGTACTACAAATTCCTCACCCTGCTGATTTTGCCTTACGGCATAGCCACTAACTGTTACCATTTTAAAAAATTAATAAATTAAAAAATCCCCATTTTGAAGGGGGGAGGATATTTTACCCTGCCAAGGTTTATGGGGGGTGTGGGATGCCAGGTAGTAAGGGGGGGGGCCCTAAAAGAGACATTGAAAAGAGGGGTAAAAAAGAGGTTGGCAGTATATAGAAAAAAAATAAAAAATCAATTACTACCTTTGATTTTCAGTTTATTAAGGTTCATTAAAGTTCTTCAAAAGTGAAACCCTAATGAGACCCAAAAACAAAAAACCCCTGCAAATCATTGACTTACAAGGGCTTTATGTGATCTGTTTGGGACTCGAACCCAAGACCCACGGCTTAAAAGGCCGTTGCTCTACCGACTGAGCTAACAGATCAGCTGTTTCTTTTCAAAAACGAAGTGCAAAAATAGGTTTACAGACCATTTTTTCCAAACATTTCCGCTTATTTCACAAATAATATTTTTTTATCATATCAGGCATCCAGTTTCACCCTTTCCCTTTTCTTGTTGGAATGGAATGCCATTTGGATAAATGGACCACGCATAAACTCTTCTGGATCAATACTCGACTGCAATATTGGACCCTTATATTTTCCAGTTAAAAGCATCCTGGCACATTCTAGCATGGGTGCCGCAGTTGTAAGTTGAATGCCCTTTAATAGGTGAGATCCGACTTTTACTGGGTCAATACTCATACTTTTCTCCTTTTTCCTAAGAACTCCTTTAGAATCCTTTCCCTGAACACTTGCATAAAGAACAATAAGATCATCCTCTACATGTGGTATGTGGTCTTTCATTCTTTCTAGCAAACGGTTCTCTGCTCCCTGACTTTCGCCAACAATCTGCAACTGACTTCTCACCCAGTCAAAATGCCCCGGATAACGAATGGTCTTATAATCCAGATTAGTTACCTTTTCCTTAAAGAAGTCAGGCAAGTCAGCCGCACCCCCTGAGGTGTAGTCATCTTCATAAGGTATCCCATCAATGATTAAGTGCGTTGTTCCGGACAAAGAAGGAACTCTTAATTTCTCATGATTTCTGACCACAACTGCATCCTTAACATATTCTGTTGCCACGCCAATTGGACTCCAGGTAAATCCATAATAATGAGGCCCGGTCACTACTCTTGTCAGTGCCCCAACTTTCATGGCCATATAATCTAACCTGTCAGATTGAAACTCTTCAGAAAACTCCTTATATAACTGATGCGCCAATACGTTGATAAATCCTGGAGCAAGACCAGCCTGCAGAACAAATCCGGTTTCGGCACCTTTGGCCATTTCTAAGATTTGATTGGTTTCCGCCACATATTCCGTCAGGTTTACATAGTGGAGCTTATATTTTAATGCAAAGGCAGCCATCCTGGGAGCTTCTCCTCCCGGCAAACAATCAAGAAGGATGTCCCCAGAACTAAAAACATACTCCATTTGATCGGTAAGTAAGTCAGGATGAATATGAAATGGCTCAATTTGAACAATTGAGGATGCGCCCTCCTGAATCCATTGAGAAACTTCCTTTGCTGCCTCATAATTAATGTCTCCTATATAAATATCGGCGGCCATATCAGGTACTTCTGCAAGGATCAATCCAACAGCTTTTCCTATCCCCCCGGCACCAGCAATAATAACTTTATGTGATCCCACCATAATTTTTTTTTAAAACACAAAATTAAGACCTGAAATTGCAATAGAGGCTAAAATAGCCTAATCTAATAGCATAAAGATATGTTAATAAATAAATTACATATTATACTAATTTAAATAAATATAAATATTTTCATATTATGATATTTTATAATGTGTATTTTGCACTCTTTCAAGTAAAAATAATTTATAAAAAATTATAATATTATAAAATAGTCATACATTAGCGCAGGTTTTAATACATAATCTACTATTTATCATGGCAAGGTCAAAATCTGCAAAACGTTCATTTTGGGATCAATGGGTCAAGTGGCTGAAGGATGAGAGGGTCTCAAAAATCGCTGCTATGAGCTCTTTTATGGGCGCTATCTATTTACTCATCTCTTTTATCTCTTATTTGTCCACATGGAAAGCCGATCAGGACAAAGTACTCGCATTATCCTGGCGTATTCTATTCAAGTCCGGTTCTGAAGTTGGGAATTGGTTAGGAAGACTTGGCGCTCTATCCTCTCACTTCTTTTTTTATTATGGATTTGGTATCGCATGTTTCTTGCTTATTCCTGTAATCGTACATCTTGGTTTTAGATTCCTGAAAAGGTCAGGATGGCTTGGTCTATTGAGATACAGCACACATACTTTAATGATCATGGCCCTGTTGTCTATGATTCTTGACTTTATCCTGCAAGATCAAGGGTTTCCATACGGTGGATCTTTCGGAAGCAGAACTAATGATTTACTCAGCAATTTTGTTGGGGAAGTTGGTCTAGGAGTGACTTTGATCTTCTCCCTGATAAGTTTCATTATATGGTTCTTTAACCCAAGTCTCCAAAAATTGCAATTTCAGACGCTTGGAGGTTCTGAATCAGATAGTTTTTTGGACTGGTCTAACGCCTTTAAATGGAATAATAATTCAAATCCTTCTGCGGATATTGCTTTAACACCCAATGAAATCTATCTAAAAAACAAAGCAGCCGCTAATCAATCTGCCGGAATTGAAGTGGACTTTGGAGATTTTGCCGAAAATGCCGGTCTGGCGGCAACCATTGGCTCCAAAGCCGATCAAATAATTAACCCCTTTGGCCCAAGCCTCGAAATAGAAACAATCGCTCCTACGGAATCCATTACTACAAAAGATCCAGAACAAAGCGAATCTCGACCATCATACCAGCCTGTCCCCGATGACGAGGACGGCTGGCATGACGAGAGCCATACGGGTCCTTATGATCCAAGAGCTGATCTAAGTACTTATGTAATTCCGAGTTTGGATTTGCTAAATGACTATAGCGACCAAAAATTCGAAATAGATCGAAGTGAATTGGAATCTAACAAAAACCAAATCATCGCTACTCTCCTGAATTATAAAATTGAAATTCAAAAAATCAAAGCTACGATTGGACCAACCGTTACGCTTTACGAAATCGTACCTGCTCCGGGTGTCCGAATCTCACGCATCAAAAGTCTCGAAGATGATATTGCCCTTAGCTTATCCGCTCAAGGCATAAGAATCATTGCCCCCATACCTGGAAGAGGAACCATAGGTATTGAAGTGGCAAATAAAAATAAGCAAATGGTTCCTCTCAAAGAACTCCTTAAGTCTGACCGATTTAACGATCAGAAAATGGAACTACCTATTGCTTTAGGTAAGAATATTTCAAACGAAGTGGTGGTTGCTGATCTGACTAAAATGCCCCATTTGCTTATCGCAGGAGCAACAGGTCAAGGAAAGTCAGTGGGCATTAACACTATTTTGATGTCCTTACTTTATAAAAAACATCCTGCTGAAGTTAAGTTGGTTCTAATTGATCCAAAGAAAGTAGAACTTCCAATTTACTCTGTTATTGAAAAACATTTCCTCGCACAACTTCCAAACCAGGATGAAGCAATTATTACCGATACATCCAAGGTAATTTATACACTGAATTCTCTGTGTATTGAAATGGACCAGCGCTATGAATTACTGAAAATGGCAAGGGTAAGAAATCTATTGGAATACAACGACAAATTTGTAAACAGAAGACTTAATCCTCAAAAGGGACACAGATATCTGCCTTATATCGTCTTAATTATCGACGAGTTCGCAGACTTGATCATGACTGCAGGAAAGGAAGTGGAATTACCTATCGGCCGTTTGGCACAATTAGCACGTGCAGTTGGTATTCACCTTATCATTGCAACTCAACGACCATCTGTAAAAATTATTACCGGTTTGATCAAAGCCAACTTTCCGGGAAGAATAGCTTTCAAGGTTTCTTCAAATATTGACTCAAGGACCATCCTTGATTGTGGCGGTGCAGAAAGGCTAATAGGACGAGGAGACATGTTGTACAGCGTTGGCTCGGATATGATTAGACTACAATGTGCATTTGTTGATACGCCTGAAGTCGAAAGGGTAATAACGCATATTGGTAATCAAAGAAGCTACGGCGAGCCTTATTACTTGCCGGAATACAAAGGGGATGAAGCGGATGGAGCAGAGAATTCAATCGTCGCAGATGATTTAGATGAAATGTTCGAAGAAGCTGCCAGACTAGTGGTACAAAGCCAACATGGAAGTACCAGTATGATACAGCGTAGACTAAAACTTGGATACAATCGTGCCGGAAGAATCATGGATCAAATGGAAGCGCTTGGGATTGTGAGTTCCGGGGAAGGAAGCAAACCGCGTGAAGTACTCTTATTTAACGAAATAGAACTTGAAAACCTACTTCAAAAGTTCAAAAGAAAAACCTAGTCTTTTTATTTTTTTTTCGTCTTAGACCAACTGAGATTGATAGTAGATTACTGCCCCGGCCGACCTCCGGGGCTTTTTTTTTGTTTAAATTCAACAAATTAAGTCCTTGATAATTGAAATCTAAATTCAAATGTCGACTTTCGCACAGTTATGTTACCTCTCGCAGAAAGAATGCGTCCTCAAAGTCTGGAGGACATCCTCGGACAAGATCACTTACTTAGCTCAGGAAAGCCTCTTAATTTAGCATTGTCAGGTGGACATCTACCTTCCATGATCTTTTGGGGTCCTCCGGGTGTGGGTAAAACCACTTTAGCAC encodes the following:
- a CDS encoding DNA translocase FtsK, producing the protein MARSKSAKRSFWDQWVKWLKDERVSKIAAMSSFMGAIYLLISFISYLSTWKADQDKVLALSWRILFKSGSEVGNWLGRLGALSSHFFFYYGFGIACFLLIPVIVHLGFRFLKRSGWLGLLRYSTHTLMIMALLSMILDFILQDQGFPYGGSFGSRTNDLLSNFVGEVGLGVTLIFSLISFIIWFFNPSLQKLQFQTLGGSESDSFLDWSNAFKWNNNSNPSADIALTPNEIYLKNKAAANQSAGIEVDFGDFAENAGLAATIGSKADQIINPFGPSLEIETIAPTESITTKDPEQSESRPSYQPVPDDEDGWHDESHTGPYDPRADLSTYVIPSLDLLNDYSDQKFEIDRSELESNKNQIIATLLNYKIEIQKIKATIGPTVTLYEIVPAPGVRISRIKSLEDDIALSLSAQGIRIIAPIPGRGTIGIEVANKNKQMVPLKELLKSDRFNDQKMELPIALGKNISNEVVVADLTKMPHLLIAGATGQGKSVGINTILMSLLYKKHPAEVKLVLIDPKKVELPIYSVIEKHFLAQLPNQDEAIITDTSKVIYTLNSLCIEMDQRYELLKMARVRNLLEYNDKFVNRRLNPQKGHRYLPYIVLIIDEFADLIMTAGKEVELPIGRLAQLARAVGIHLIIATQRPSVKIITGLIKANFPGRIAFKVSSNIDSRTILDCGGAERLIGRGDMLYSVGSDMIRLQCAFVDTPEVERVITHIGNQRSYGEPYYLPEYKGDEADGAENSIVADDLDEMFEEAARLVVQSQHGSTSMIQRRLKLGYNRAGRIMDQMEALGIVSSGEGSKPREVLLFNEIELENLLQKFKRKT
- a CDS encoding saccharopine dehydrogenase NADP-binding domain-containing protein, yielding MVGSHKVIIAGAGGIGKAVGLILAEVPDMAADIYIGDINYEAAKEVSQWIQEGASSIVQIEPFHIHPDLLTDQMEYVFSSGDILLDCLPGGEAPRMAAFALKYKLHYVNLTEYVAETNQILEMAKGAETGFVLQAGLAPGFINVLAHQLYKEFSEEFQSDRLDYMAMKVGALTRVVTGPHYYGFTWSPIGVATEYVKDAVVVRNHEKLRVPSLSGTTHLIIDGIPYEDDYTSGGAADLPDFFKEKVTNLDYKTIRYPGHFDWVRSQLQIVGESQGAENRLLERMKDHIPHVEDDLIVLYASVQGKDSKGVLRKKEKSMSIDPVKVGSHLLKGIQLTTAAPMLECARMLLTGKYKGPILQSSIDPEEFMRGPFIQMAFHSNKKRERVKLDA
- a CDS encoding T9SS type A sorting domain-containing protein — translated: MKITKSLLLFLSIILCNAAIAQTLVIDSSFGTNGLIEQRTTVYFDKLLNTDLLNNIYFIDDNQIYYFDSHGNTRKDILHSSPETYVNRESFYGGNMLTILQDSLLIISYIKLVTGSFATYVRQINLNNPLDSSSWNKGLLRINEINSNKRPLTTDLKQNLFFVFPNFSAGINNYDFNLVSVDQTGINGSLKFNKPTSCNQLVNYYDISTPIVDLNNNIYFRISYFCDQNLADYLIKLNSKFKIDSTFGNNGFLQIIDTFCKPPVYAFIDNRVAIDELNNLYLIYYNGTSPSTPLECRKFDSNGIEDANYRFNANKNIIKFRKFSAEFASCFDDKKAILYFVTYDEQLNESTLHSISKDGKLLDQYLPNKPLTFTGKVFSFLALDSGGFLLGMNYKDSSTIYKLNYTEIANATSNYSSLNAPVNINAKNAIIQISNTHKNIRSLTIYDFQGRSVLQINNKEEIADPIEIHSLTSGIYFLHLEFADNSSYVHKFYK
- a CDS encoding TonB family protein — protein: MSKKHLKEKNFIPQPQYPGGPKAMSKFVEDQLKYPDEAIKNQIEGTVVVRIEINYLGEVVNAHIISGLGHGCDQEAVRVVKLLKFKIAKIHQLKVSFFKTINIGFQLPRQKEMTINYQIIPEEKKENKSEKPPITYSYKIQI
- a CDS encoding caspase family protein, which encodes MTGSNVGLTYCLFGYFILFLLYQTDLSAQKSITKGKIYALVIGISEYKDGDFTDLKFAHRDAELFAEYLYSPAGGSVPKSQVKLLVNEQATVSNIYLAKRWLETEAKKNDLVYFYFAGHGDVEGSIYKLGYLLAFDTPFGNYLNNAIRIEDFNIMANTLSVEKNANVILITDACRSGKLAGSDNRGKTLIGEQLNKVEKNEIRMASCEADQDSEENEVWGNGRGAFSYFLLNGLKGLADD